The genomic DNA ACGTTGCCGCCACCGTTGACGACGGTCTTCACCACCCGGACATCGCCCCGCCCCTCCGCGTGCGCCCCGGTCGCCGTCATCAGTACCAGGGCCGCCGCCCCGCCGGCCGCGGCCCAGGCCGTTCTGCCTCTCATGATCCTCCCCTTGTCGTGTGCGTGCCAGGAGAGGCTATGTGATCAGGGACCATCCGCCGTCATCGGTTTTCGAGGCTCCGGCCGACCGGTGGAAGACCATCCACTTCAGCAGGAAGTGCGATGGTTCGGGCAACTCGGCAACCCCTGCCGGTACACCCTCGCACTCTTGCCGCCGGTGGCAGCGCGACCGTCTTGCGGGCCCTTCCCAGCGTGTCCTCGTCCACCCCGCTCAAGTCAGGATCCAGCCCGCGGCGGGATCGGCCTGCCATCGTCCACTACGGGCGGATCGCCAAGACCCTGTACATGGGCCTCGTGGGTCAGGTGCCATCGCGCCTGTACACACGCGGGTCCCCTGGAAGCTCCAAGGGACACACCGGGCATCCGACCTCCGTGAGCCGCTGAGCGGGCTCGACTTCGAACTGTGCAACCTCTTGTCCCACAGGGGCGACCCGGGCAAAGACGCCGCATGGCGTCAGCCTCAGGGCCGGCTCGTTCGAGTTGTGGGACCTCGTGGCTGGTCGCACGTGGCCAACTATCACTGCGTATGCCCGCCCATCGCTGAACGTCACACCCGGACCCGTGGGCTCAGCCCGGTCACCCCGCACTCACGAACGAGCACCCGGCCGACAGGAAGGGCTGTCAGGAGATGGCCCGCAGCCGGCCGTGGGAGCTGTGGCGGAGTTGGTCGAGGGCCTCGGCCGTGCTGTCGTCCACAGGCAGGAGGACGATCAACTGCTGGGCGTCCGAGGGCAGTTCGAGGGTCTCACGGTGCAGTCGGAGTTCGCACCCGGTCGGGTGGCTGAGGCGGAGCACCCCACGTCGGGGCAGCACGTGCCGGTTCAGTCGGCTCGTGAAGTCGGGGCCGGCGTGGCGGGCGAGTTCCGTGGTGAACCACGTGGAGTTGCCCGCGGACGGTGCGAGCCACAGGTCGAAGGCCTGCTCGTCCGCGACGTCGTCCCAGTCCGTGAAGAACGTCCGTGCGCGGGGGTCGGTGAAGACGTAGCGCGTGAGGTTCGGTGGATCGGCGTCGAGCAGTCCGGTGCCGCGCGTCATCGACTCGTAGCCACCGGTGTGGGCGAGGACGTCGCCCAGCTTGTTGGTGACCAGGGCGATGCCCGGTTCGAGCAGGCGGAGCGTCTCCAGGACGGTGGGGCGGACCTCGCGGCGCGGTGGCTCGGGTCGCGTGTGGGCGGAGCATTCGCCGCCGGTGATCTTCGTGAGGTAGCGCAGATGGTCGCGCTCCGACGCGTTGAGGCTGAGTGCGTCGGCGAGCGCGTTCACCACCGCCACCGAGGGATTGCGGTCACGGCCCTGTTCGATACGGGTCAGGTACTCGACGCTGATGCCGGCCCGCGCGGCGAGATCCGAGCGCCGCAGGCCCGGTGACCGGCGGCGGCCGTGATCGGGCAGTCCCAGCGTGTGCGGCTGGATGCTGTCCCGCGCGGTCCGGATGAAGTCCCCCAACGGCGAACCCATGGCCTGAGCGTACGACGCCGCCCGCTCCCGGCGGAGTGCTCAGGGTGACCCTGCGGGGGCCAGCCTGAGCACGGTCTGGGCGGGGACACAGTGCTGTCCGATCGTGGTCGCCATGGAGAACAGACCTCAACTCGTGATCATCGTCGGAAGTGTGCGGGAAGGACGGTTCGGCCCGGTAGTTGCCTCGTGGATCGCCGAACAGGTCGGCCTGCACGGGGTTTTCGATGCGGAAGTCGTCGATCTGGCCGGGATCGACATCCCGTTGGCGCTGCCCGCGGCATCGCCGAAGCACGCCCTCGACGACTACCCTCGCCCGGCCGGGATGGCGGCACTCACGTCGGCCCTGGCCCGTGCCGACGCCTTCGTCGTGGTCACGCCGGAGTACAACCACAGCTATCCCGCGTCGTTGAAGGCGGCCATCGACTGGCACTTCACACAGTGGGCGGCCAAGCCGGTCGCCTTCGTCAGCTACGGAGGTGCCGCGGGCGGACGGCACGCGGTGCTGCACCTGGAGAACGTGCTGACCGAACTGCACGCGGTGACGATCCGGGACGGTCTCACCTTCCCGAACTACTTCACCGCGTGGCAGGACGGTCGGCCGCTCGATCCCCAATCCCCCGTCTACGCCCGGACAGTGCTCGACCAGTTGGCCTGGTGGGCGGTCGCACTCCGGTCGGCACGCGACGCCGTTCCCTACCCGGGGTGAGCCCGGCGCTTGACCACGCACCAGTGACCACGCACCAGTGACTGCGCATCACAGGTGCAGGGTCACCAGGGGACGACGCCGGCGTCCTCGAAGAACGAACCGGTCGGGCCGCCGTCCGGCAGCGTGGCGAGCCGGATCGCCGTGGCCGCTCCCTGCTGCGGAGTGCGGGGCCCGTGGAAGCCGGTGAAGTCCGTCGCGACCAGGCCCGGGCAGGCGGCGTTGATCAGGATGTCCGTATCGGCGAACTGCCGGGCGTACTGCACGGTGACGGCGTTGAGGAACGACTTCGACGGCGCGTAGGCCGCCATGACGGGGCCGATCTGGATGTCCGGGTCGGCCTGCCGGGTCAGGGAGGCGACGGAGCTGGAGATGTTGACGATGCGTGGCGACGTCGAGCGCCGCAACAGCGGCAGCATCGCGTTGGTCACCCGGATGACACCGATGACGTTGGTCTCCACGACCGTGCGGACCAGGTCGAGGTCGAGCGCGGTCGGGTCCTGCACCCACCCCGGGCCCATCTCCCCCGAGATACCCGCGTTGTTGACCAGAACGTCCAGGCGCCCGGCCTGCCGTTCGATCAGTTCCGCGGCGTCGGTGACGCTGCGGTCACCGGTCACGTCCAGCGGCACCCCGAAGGCGTCCACCCCGGCGGCCCGCAGCTTCTCGACGGCGGTCTCACACCGGACCTCGTCGCGGGCTCCCACGCCCACGCGATATCCGAGGGCGCCCAGCCCGTTGGCGATCTCGTACCCGATTCCCTTGTTCGCGCCGGTCACCAGCGCGATCTTCGTTTCGCTCATGCCGTTGATGTTCGCCCGGGGACGCGGGGAGCATCCAACACCGATACGGTGCCCTGTCATACCCGGTGGGTATCACAGAGGTAGGTTGTCGCCATGGACACCCTGGAGAGCCGCGAGCTGAGGTACTTCATGGCCGTCGCGGAGGAACTGCACTTCGGCCGCGCCGCCGAGCGTCTCGGCATGGCCCAGCCACCACTGTCCCGGGCGATCCAGCAACTCGAACGGCGCCTCGGCGTCTGTCTGTTGGAACGCAACCGCCGGGGCGTCTCCCTGACGGGTGCCGGGGAAGTACTGCTGTACGAGGGGCGCGCGGCCCTCGACGCGGCCACCGCCGCCGCGCGCCGTACGCGTCGCGCCGGTGGCGCCGACCGTCCGGGCGGCTCCCGCAACCGTCTGGTGCTGGCGGTGAAGGCCGCCGCGTCCCACGAGCTGCTGCAGAAGATCCTCGCCGCCTACGCGGCCGAGCCCGACGCCGCCGAGATCGAGGTGCTGCCGAGCGGCATGTGCGAGCAGGAGGAGATGCTGCGCGACGGCCGCGCCGACGTGGCCCTCATGCACGCGCCGTTCAACTCCCTCGCCGGGTTCGACAGCGAGGAACTCATGACCGAGGGACAGGTCGCCGTCCTGCCCGCCGGGCACCCCCTCGCCGCGCGGAAGTCCCTCTCCCTGGCCGACGTCACCGACGTTCCAGATCTTCCGCTCGCCCGCTGGCCCCGCCACGGCGGGTACGCGCCCGGCCCGGGCCCCGAGATCCACGACCAGACGCAACTGGCCCAACTGATCGCCCTCGGACGGACCATGGCCGTCTTCCCCGACTCCGCCCGCGCCTGGTTGTGGGCCGAGCACGCCGCCGTCCCCGTGATCGACGCACCGCAGGTCGTCACCCATATCGCCTGGCCCGCGCACAGCCGCTCGGTCGCCCTCGCCGGCCTGGTCCGTACGGCAGCACAGCTCTGATCCTCGCTCGCCTTCCCGTGCCGTCGACGCCCGCGCCGTCAGGCCGGATCGCTCGGCTTCGCCGCGGCCGCCAGGCTGGGCTGGAGGCGGCGGGCCACATTGAGGTGGTCGGCGGTCCAGATGATGCGGACGGCGGTCGCCGTGGCGTGTCCGTCGTCGCCGCGCAGGTCACGGCGCAGGGAGTGGACCAGGCGTGCCTCTTCCCCGGGGTCACGTGACAGCGGGGCGGGCACGGCGGTGTGCCGGCCGAGGCCGGCGGCCAGGTCGCGGTACCAGTCGGCCACCCGGTCGGCGTTCTCGAGCAGGGTGAGCCGGGCCTCGGACCGGTCGGGTTCGATCCGTTCCTCACCGCCGTTGCGCTGCCACAGTTCCAGTACCGCGTCCGAGGCGAGGCGCAGTCCTACGACCCCCGTGACCAGGGTGGTCATGTCGGACAGCCGTACCGGCTTCGCTCCCCGTTCGGCGAGGTAGCTGCGGAAGGCGTCGTCGAGCCGACGGGCCGCGGCGGCCGCCTGCCGGCCCGCCTCCAGCGGGGCATCGGTCGGCAGGCAGCCGATGCTGCAACGACTGGCCGCGTACTCCACCGTGTCGGCCAGGTAGCGGGCACTCTCGGTGTACGCGGCCGACAGCGCCCGGTCCACGGCGGCCGCGGCGCCGCGCGGCCAGAAGAACAGGCCCACCAGGACGCTCACCCCGCAGCCGAGGGCGATGTCCTCGATCCGCAGCAGCACGATGTGCCAGTCGGGGTCCTGGCCGATGTTGAACAGGATGACGAGCGTGACGGTGAAGGCCGCCTGCCCCGCCGCGAACGAGATGGCGGCCGGGGCGATGCCGGCGATGAGCACGGCGACGGGGAGCAGGAACCAGAGGACGGTGCTGTGGTGCCCGATGAGCTGGAGCAGTCCGGTCCCGATGAGTGAACCCGCGAGGGTGCCGCCCAGCGCCCGGAGCGCGTTCTGCCCGGTGTTGAGCGCGTTGGAACGCAGCACCGACAGCGTTCCCAGCAGGACCCAGAACGAGTGCTGGACGCTGGTCGCGTTCGCCAGGGCCACCGCGATGCCGAGGCCGAGCGCGCCCCGGAGGCTGTTGTGCAACCACACCGAGCGCGGTTCCAGGTGGGCGGCGGCGCGCTCGACGGCGGAGGCCAGCGGCTGGGTCAGTGCGCCGGGTTCCGTGCCCAGCAGCCGCTCCGGCCAACTGCGGCGCTCGGCAGCGGCGGCCAGGTCCACGTTGCCGGCGATCTGGAGGGTGGCGAACCCCAGCTCCTGGGCGCGGAACGACAGGTCGAGGGTTTCGATGAAGGCGCGGACCTCCGACTCCGTGCCGGGCTTCGGCCGGTGCACGGGCAACCGGTGGGTGGCGCGGATTTCCATGCCGTCCATGGCCGTACGGAGGTTCGCGAGGGCGGTGCGGAGGGCGTCGGGCGTGCTGTGCGGGGCGTCGAGGACGTCGGCCGCCGCGTCGAGGGTCGTGGCGGCCGCCCGTCGTACGGCGTGGGCGTCGGCGTCGCAGGCCGCGGGGTCCTCGTTCGGCGGGCCGCTGTCGGCCACGATGGCGCTGAGCCAGGTCAGTTCGTCGACCAGGCGGACCAGTGCGCGGGAGCCGGCCGACAGACCTGTGGGCCGGTAGAGCGCGGCGTCGAAGGCGGTGCGCAGGTCCGCCGCCGCGGCGGCGGCCTGACCGGCGGTGACCTCGCACTGCCGGGCGGTGACCGCGTCCGGCCCGCCGGCCAGCCATGAGGCGTCCGTACGCAGTTGTTCCGCGGCCGCGCGGCAGACCCGGGCGGCGGGTGCGCTGAGCGGGTCCGCGGCGGGCCGGGGCCACAGCAGGGAGATCGCGAGCATGGCCGCGACCGCCGCGAGGCCCGCTCCTGCCAGCCGGTCGGGCAGTTGGGACAGCGGGGCCGGCGAGGTCACCGGGAGGATGAAGGCCAGCAGCAGGGCGGTCGTCGCGCCCGCGAGGACGGAGCTGACCACACCGGAGAAGAGCACCAGGAAGCCCACCAGGACCATGACGGCGACCGCGAGCCACGTCGTCCGGGCCACCAGCGTGCCGAGACAGATGAGCACCGCCCAGGCCACGGCCAGCCCCACGTGCGCCCGCAGGCGCTGCACCATCGGGCCGGTGAACTCCACCAGCAGGAGCATCGAGAACGACCCGAACGCCGCGTAGGTCGCCATCGTCGAGGAGTGCAGCACCTGACTGCACAGGGCGAACAGAGCGGGCATCACCAGCGCGGTGCGCGCGGCCCGGCGGGTCGCCACGAGTCCCGGGTCGTGGTCGCGCAACCAGGTGGGGATCAGGTCGGCCAGGACGCGCCAAGGTGTCCGCATACGCACGCGCACCTCCTGTCGGCACAACGCCCAGGTACCCCACCGCTCACGAGTATCCGCCATTCACGGGCCCCGCACACCGCGCCGTCGCACCGGGCCGGCCCGGTCGCCGGATCGTGGGCCGCGGCGGGTCGGTCACGGTTCGATGACGAAGGGCCGTGGAGTGTGCGCCGCGGGCCTGTGCACCGTGTGGGCCACGACGGCGCTCGCCGCGTCCGACCACGGAACCGCACCGCAGGCGGTCGAGCAGTCCCGGACCGTGGTCCAGGAGGCCGCGAAACCGAAGACGGGCGCCGAGGACAGGACCAAGGACCAGCCGTCCGCGTCCGAGGAGAACCGACAGCTCGAATCCGCGGCACCTCAACTCCCGTTGCCACAAAGGGCGATGATGGTGGCCATGGCATTGTCGACGGCGTTCACGAAGTTGTTCGGTGTGCGGCACCCGGTCGCGTTGGCGCCGATGGGCGGGTCGGCCGGTGGTGCGCTGACCGCGGCCGTCTCGCGTGGTGGCGGGCTGGGGCTGTTGGGGAGTGGGAACGGTGAACGTAGCTGGCTGGCACGCGAGTTGGCCGTCGTCGCCGAGAACACGACGAAGCCCTGGGGAATCGGCTTCCTCACCTGGCAGATCGATGTCGACGCGGTCGAGCACGCGCTGGAACACCGCCCCGCGGCGGTGATGCTGTCGTTCGGGGACCCGAGCCCGTTCGCCGAACGGATCCGCCGGGCCGGTACGCCACTGATCATTCAGGTCACCGATCTGGAGGAGGCGAGGCGGGCGGTGGACCTGGGCGCCGACGTCATCGTGGCCCAGGGATCCGAGAGCGGCGGCCACGGAGCCCGTCACGGCCGCTCCACGCTGCCGTTCGTGCCGGTCGTGGTGGATCTGGCGGCGCCCGTGCCCGTACTGGCCGCCGGCGGGATCGCCGACGGCCGCGGCCTGGCCGCCGCACTCGCCCTCGGGGCCGCCGGAGCGCTCATCGGCACCCGCTTCCAGGCCACCACCGAAGCCCTGATCACCCCCTCGACCGCCGCGGCCATCGTGGAGGGGCACGGCGGAGACACCGAGCGGAACAGCATTCTCGACATCGCCCGGGGTTCCCGCTGGCCCTCGAAGTACACCGCCCGCACCCTCGGCCACCCCTTCCTCGACGCATGATCGGCCGCGAGACCGAACTCGCCACCGATCCCCACGCCCGGCAGGACTACCAACTCGCCCTGTCCCAGGGCGACATACCGCCGCTGCCCGTGTGGGCCGGCGAAGTCGTCGACCTCATCGACGACCTGCCGTCCGCGGCGGATCTCGTCACCGACCTCGCCGCACAGGCGGAAGCCGCGCTCGCCCGCGCCGGAAAGGGGTGAGCCGAGGCGTGCTCGCCGTCTCTCGGAATACAGAGGCCGCGTTCGCCGCTCTGTGCGGTGCCGCTCCAGTTCCGGCTTCTTCCGGACGCACCGACCGACACCGACACGCCCCAGACCCGACCGTGCCTCGTCTCCGCCAGCGTGTACCGCCCCTGCCCGCGGCGGTCCCTTGGTGCCATTCCCTCGCGCACGGTGCGAACCGCGTTCATGTCGCGACGGGTTTCCGGGCGAGGATCTGGATCCCCGTCGCCTCATGTCCGTTCATGGTGGGCACGGTGATGGTTCGGGTACCTACGGCCTCGAAACCGCCGAGCAGGGTGGTGAGCCAGTCACGGGAATGGTGGCGGCAGACGGCGCCGTCGTCGGTCTCGAACACGCCGTAGCGGCCGGAGTTGTCTGGTTGGGCGGAGTAGCGGTCGTAGCGGCGGCGGTTGCGGTCGTCGTCCTGGAGGAGAAGGTCGCTGACGTAGAGGAATCCGCCGGGCTTGAGGAGGCGGTTCAGCTCGGTGATCAGACGGCGTTGGGCTTCGTCGGCGGGGATGCAGGTGAGCACGGCGAAGAGCAGTACCGCGTCGAAGGCGGCGTCCGGGGAAGGCAGCGCCGGTGGGGTGTCCAGGGTGGCGAAGTGCAGGGCGGGGTGCAGGAGTTGGGCCCGTTCGATCATTGCCGGTGAGGTGTCGACGCCTGTCAGATTGCCGAAGCCGTGCTGTTCGAGTTCGTTCATGACGCGGCCGTAGCCGCATCCGTAGTCGAGAATCGCCGCCTGCCTGTTGATCCCGTCGAGCCAGGGCAGATGGAGTGGATGGGTGAACGTCTTCGTCGCCGCGACGGCGTCCCAGTACGGAATCCGGCGCTCCCCAGTGGTCACAGGCTCGCCAGCAGCCCGTCGAGCGGTGCCGGTACGCGCGCCGGGTCGAGGGCCTCGGTGAGTACCCGGCCGTAGCGGATCTTGCGCCCCTTCTTCGTGCCGAGGAAGCGTCTGAACTGCTGTTGCGGGGTGCGGCCCTGCTGGGCGGGCTGGCGCAGGAAGGTCTTCAGGGCGCGCAAGTCGCCTTCCGCGCCGACGAGTTCCTCCACCCGGGGCACGCCCAGCTCGCGGATGAGCTCGTCCTCCAGGTCCGCCGCGCAGACGAAGAAGCTGTGCTGTGTCGCACCGGCCTGTTCGAAACTGCGGGCGTAGTACGGGCTTTCCGCCTCGTCGCAGAGTCCCGTGAGGCGGAGGCCCAGGCCGGGTGAACCGAGGAGCCGGGCGTAGTGGCCGACGCTCATCGCACCGCCGATCGACAGGACGCAGACCCCCTCGGCGGCCAGGTTCCGGCCGCGGCGCTCCGCCAGCGCCTCGACGGCCGCCACGTCGCTGGGGCCTTCGAGCAGGACGGCCGTACGGACGGGCAGGCGCGCGGCCAACTCGTGCGCGGAGTCGCCGGGGCCACCTGTCGCCCACGCGGTGACCGCGTCGCGGAACGCCGCCATGTCTGTCATGGCACGAGTCTCGGCCCGTTCCGGCCGCGCCGCCAGTGAATTTCCGCAGCCACAGCGGACTTTCACAGCCACACCGTGCGGCGGTCAGCGCCGCACAGCCCTCACAGTCCTCAATTCTCCCCGGCTCCCAGCACATACAGCCCCGGAAGGTTCACCACGATCGCCTCCTGCGTGCTGCGCGCGATCACCACCACGGCCTCGCCGGCGGGGTCCGGGTTCTCCTCCCGGTGGGGCACGAACGGTGGGACGAAGATGTAGTCGCCGGGCGAGGTGCGCAGGCGTACTTCCTCCGGTTGTGCGCCCGTGTCGTCGAGGAAGACGAACTCGGGGTGTCCGCTCACCACGTAGATGGCGGTCTCGGACTCGCCGTGGTGATGGTCGGAGGAGGACGTGGAGGGGGCCACGTGGGTCTGGCCCATCCACAGCTTCTCGGAGCCGACCGTCCTGCCGCTCACCGCGGCGAACCTGCGCATGCCGCCGCTCTGCGCCGTGTCACCGTCGAGGGCGTCGGCGCGGATGTGGTGCAGACGGCTGCGCAGGGGGGCTGTCGACTGCCCTGCGGCGTCGTGGAGATGGGGGTGGAAACCTTCGCCGGGGGTGGTCAGCGGCTCGCTCATGGTGGGGGACGCTAGAGCCGCCCCGAAAAGGATGTCAAGAGGTGTCCATTGTCCTTCACCTGCGGCAATGTTCCCGCAATGTAGGAGGGGAGCGTGCGTGGAGAAGCGCCGGAAGCGCTCCTGACCGGGGCCGGGTCAGGCATTATGTGCGCATGCATATCTCCGCGAAGGCGGACTACGCCACGCGGGCCCTGTTGGAGCTCGCCTGCGAACCTGCCCGTCCGCTCACGTGCGAGGCGATCGCCTCCTCGCAGCAGATCCCGTTCCGGTTCCTGAAGTCCGTGGTGGGCGAGTTGCGCAGAGCCGGTCTGGTGCGCAGCCAGCGTGGCTGCGAGGGCGGCTACTGGCTCGGCCGGCCCGCCCACGAGATCACGCTCCTCGACGTCGCCCGCGCCGTGGACGGTGAGTTGATCACCCTGCGCGGCGAACCGCTGGCCGGGCTCGACTACCCCGGTCCGGCGGGCGGTCTGCCCGAGGTGTGGCGCCGGATCGAGGCGGACGCCGCCGCCGTGCTCGGCGGCACGACCCTGGCCACGCTGCTGCCCGCCACGACCGGCGAACACCGCGCGGCGGACGGGCAGTTGAGCCGCCGGGGAGCCGCATGACGGCCCCGGACCGACACCCCGCCCGCCTCCTCGAAGTCGTCGAGTACACCGACCCCCTGTGTCCCTGGGCCTGGGGATCCGAACCCGTCTTCCGCAGGCTGCGCGCGACCCTTGCCGGACAGGTCCACTGGCGTCGCGCGTACTGCATCCTCTTCGACCACGACGACGACCCCGCGCCCGACCCCGCCGCGGAGACCGCCTGGTACGCGCGCTACGTCGAGGACATCAGCGCCCACACACACGCCCCGCGAGCACCTCGCCTGAGCCGTGTGGCCGCGAGTTCCTGGCCCGCCTCCCTGGTCGCCAAGGCGGCCGAGGCCCAGGGCGCGGAGGTGGCCGACCGGGTGCTACGGCGGCTGCGGGAGAGCGTGTTCGTACTCGGGGAGCCGGCGGACACGCCCGAGTCGGCGCTGTCCGCGGTGGCCGGGGTGCCCGGCCTCGATGCCGGCCGGCTCGCGAGCGACGCGGCGTCGGACGACGTACTGGAGCGGGTGCGGGCCGACCGTGCCGAGGCGCGCAGGCCGGTCGGCGAAGTGCTGTCGGTGCGCGCCGACGGCTCGCCCCATCCAGGCGCCGCCAAGGAGACCCCCGACGGTCAACTCCGGTACGCGCTACCGACGTTGCTCCTGCGCACCGCCGGCGAACACCGCGTCGTTCCCGGCTGGCGGCCGTACGAGGAGTACGTCTCGGCGGTCACCGAACTCAGCCCCGCGCCGCTGCCCACGCCCACGACGCCGGCCCCGGCGGACGCGCTCGCGCGGTACCGGACCCTGACCGATCCGGAGCGCGTCCTGCTGACCGACGGCGGGTCATGGCCACCGGACGGTGCCGTTCGCGTCGACACGGGCAACGGGCCGTTGTGGCTGCACCCGGAGGAGGCCGCGACGCGTCCCGCCATAACCCCTGCCCCTCCCGCCGGGCCCTGACAGGGCTCTGATCAGCGGTCAGAGACCGTCCCGCCCAATGAGACACCAATTGGTGTCCATTGACAGTCTCCGAGGACCGGCCCCAGGATGTGCAGCATGCTCACGACGCACCCCGGTGTGGTGTGCCGCTACGTGGACCTGCGGCGCACCTGTAGCGCTCTCTGTCGCTGACCCGCCGCCCCCGGCCCACAGGCGCCTGACCCCGCTCCCGTAGGCATCGGCGCCCCACCGCCTCGCCGACCGGCGCCCGTCTTCCCGCGCCGCTCCCTTCGCGCTTCGTCGCCGTCTCTCCGCCTCCGTATCCCGGTTCCCTCCCGTGCTCCGCCGACGCCTCATGCCCTGGGCGCGGCATGCCCCCGTGCGCCTCGAAGCCGCATCGGCATGTCCGTCGACCCGGTCCGCGGTGTCCGGACCCGCGGGTCAGCCGCCCTCGCTCTCCTTCCGCTGCCCCGGCGCGGCCGGGAGCCCTCGAAGAAAGAAATCACGATGTCCGGACGACTCACGCCTCGCAGACCTCGGCCGGCCCTCCGCTCCGGCCGGCTGCGTGCCGCCGCCCTGGGGACCGCCCTCGCCACCGTGCTCGTCCCCGCCCTCAGCGCCTGCGGCGGCGACGCCTCGACGGCCGGCGGCAGCGCCACGCTGAAGTGGGCCTCCTCCTACTTCCCCACCCACTGGGACCCGGTCGTCAGCGGCAGCGGCGCCCAGTTCCGCGAACTCGCCCTGGTCTACGCGTCGTTGACCCGTACGGACGCGACCGGCAAGGCCGTGCCCGACCTGGCCAAGAGCTGGGAGTACAACGCCAAGGGCGACCAGATCACCTTCCATCTGCGCCCGGGCCTCAAGTTCAGCGACGGTCAGCCGGTCGACGCCGCCGCCGTGAAGGCCGCGATCGTCCGCGCCCAGAAGCAGAAGAACTCCGCGCTCTTCGGCGACCTCACCTCCATCAAGTCGGTGGACGCCAACGGCCTCGACGCGGTGCTCCACCTCAGCCAGGTCGACTACCAGATCCCCCAACTCCTCGGCGAGCGCGTGCTCCAGATCGCCAGCCCCAAGGCGGCCGCGTCTCCGGCCAAGCTGGACCAGAGCCCGGTCGGCGCGGGTCCGTTCATCGTCACGCAGCTCGTCCCGGGCACCAAGGTCCTCCTGAAGAAGAACCCGGACTACTGGGACGCCAAGGACATCCACATCGACAACGTCGAGCTGACCTCGGCCCCCGACGCGGCGACGGTCGTCTCCGGACTCCAGACCGGTGTCTACAACTTCGCCGACATCGCGCC from Streptomyces sp. NBC_01478 includes the following:
- a CDS encoding DsbA family oxidoreductase, which produces MTAPDRHPARLLEVVEYTDPLCPWAWGSEPVFRRLRATLAGQVHWRRAYCILFDHDDDPAPDPAAETAWYARYVEDISAHTHAPRAPRLSRVAASSWPASLVAKAAEAQGAEVADRVLRRLRESVFVLGEPADTPESALSAVAGVPGLDAGRLASDAASDDVLERVRADRAEARRPVGEVLSVRADGSPHPGAAKETPDGQLRYALPTLLLRTAGEHRVVPGWRPYEEYVSAVTELSPAPLPTPTTPAPADALARYRTLTDPERVLLTDGGSWPPDGAVRVDTGNGPLWLHPEEAATRPAITPAPPAGP
- a CDS encoding RrF2 family transcriptional regulator, with the translated sequence MHISAKADYATRALLELACEPARPLTCEAIASSQQIPFRFLKSVVGELRRAGLVRSQRGCEGGYWLGRPAHEITLLDVARAVDGELITLRGEPLAGLDYPGPAGGLPEVWRRIEADAAAVLGGTTLATLLPATTGEHRAADGQLSRRGAA
- a CDS encoding ABC transporter substrate-binding protein, with the translated sequence MSGRLTPRRPRPALRSGRLRAAALGTALATVLVPALSACGGDASTAGGSATLKWASSYFPTHWDPVVSGSGAQFRELALVYASLTRTDATGKAVPDLAKSWEYNAKGDQITFHLRPGLKFSDGQPVDAAAVKAAIVRAQKQKNSALFGDLTSIKSVDANGLDAVLHLSQVDYQIPQLLGERVLQIASPKAAASPAKLDQSPVGAGPFIVTQLVPGTKVLLKKNPDYWDAKDIHIDNVELTSAPDAATVVSGLQTGVYNFADIAPSQAEAAKRAGLDVFVQPGFNANNLSLNVNKAPFNNDKVVDAVRYAINRQEFVDKLTFGYGSTTNQPFPKGYVAYDPQSANHYAYDPAKSKQLLSEAGYKAGQLKLNLVIPAEDPQAEVVQAQLAKVGITVTIKVDKNWATPFFAKDLTFSLYGTTGRDSAAQTLTAHFGPNGPLNLSSPYEPSGFEAAIAKVRQTPLDSPDYAKVLQAATRAGLLSKALVFTYSSPNLIAKSKSISALPKNPAHIDWTGVTISGSN